From Zingiber officinale cultivar Zhangliang chromosome 5B, Zo_v1.1, whole genome shotgun sequence, the proteins below share one genomic window:
- the LOC121983907 gene encoding Golgi SNAP receptor complex member 1-2-like, with amino-acid sequence MAGAASPVADWDELRREARRIEGDLDVRLSSYAKLGGYSDPRSPASDSHWKSMEMEIEMLLARLTQVNEAMSRCASAAAPTTSVAQKLTRHRDILHEFTQEFKRTRGNIMSMREHAELLISVRNDINEHKASGSTQSAPNLLRERAAIHGSISQIDEVTSQAEEMKGILLAQRSTFSGIQGKVKQLSDRFPMIRNILGMIKRKKSKDTIILSAVIAGCTLFIVIYWFSK; translated from the exons ATGGCAGGCGCAGCGTCGCCCGTCGCCGACTGGGACGAGCTGCGGAGAGAAGCACGGCGGATCGAAGGCGACCTCGACGTCCGCCTCTCCTCTTACGCGAAGCTCGGAG GTTACTCGGATCCGAGAAGCCCTGCGAGCGATTCCCACTGGAAGTCGATGGAGATGGAGATCGAGATGCTGCTGGCGAGGCTGACGCAAGTGAACGAGGCGATGAGCAGGTGTGCCTCAGCGGCCGCGCCAACGACCTCTGTGGCCCAGAAACTCACCAGGCATAGGGATATCCTTCACGAGTTCACCCAG GAGTTCAAGCGAACAAGGGGTAACATAATGTCGATGAGGGAGCATGCCGAGCTACTTATTTCAGTGCGCAATGATATAAATGAACACAAG GCATCAGGCAGCACACAATCAGCACCAAATTTACTGAGAGAGCGTGCTGCTATACATGGAAGTATTTCTCAG attgaTGAAGTGACCAGTCAAGCTGAGGAAATGAAGGGTATTTTGTTAGCTCAGAGAAGTACTTTCAGTGGCATTCAGGGAAAAGTAAAGCAACTTAGCGACAGATTCCCGATGATTCGCAATATACTAG GAATGATAAAGAGGAAGAAATCAAAGGACACGATAATTCTCTCTGCTGTCATTGCAGGATGTACATTATTCATCGTCATTTACTGGTTCTCCAAGTGA
- the LOC121983906 gene encoding kinesin-like protein KIN-7F isoform X2, whose amino-acid sequence MGAVGAEELIGREKVESASGDGGNGKAEKIFVSVRLRPLSEKEMASNDPCDWECINDTTVIFRSSLPERSMSPTAYTFDRVFQSDHTTKQVYQAGAKDVALSVVSGVNSAIFAYGQTSSGKTYTMTGITEYAAQDIYEYIHKHDERAYVLKFSAVEIYNEAVKDLLSTDSSPLRLLDDPEKGTVIEKLSEEILTDWNHLKALISVCEAHRKIGETSLNETSSRSHQILRLTIESCAREFLGKDNSSTLVASVNFVDLAGSERASQALSSGTRLEGYHINRSLLTLGSVIRKLSKGRNGYIPYRDSKLTRILQPSLGGNARTAIICTISPARSHIEQSRHTLQFASCAKEVVTSAQVNIVMSDKALVKHLEEELARLENELRYPGISPTVETMLREKDLKIQKMENEINKLIQQLDIAHSQLENSPQVIGKDPSSRPWEEPSSTSPLNGHYVGHYLPPMSEPSDSTDLCTVSATSRFVASYNQSCLQTGNYTNPSPRHLGQNHKFIESNGNQGGQWIGENFNDEFEQLYQDVHCIEVNGAHMSEDSESILTEGSNSLQRLSVTTPEHIYGNCEPERQRDLDFMNANPVTLEQHLQNVKKTLSSFVEAHPNRFHPCSTLQDPRSKDVPLSRSISCRSTLMSSPTWLKVDNTSPTISLDGFHGRPEELQKKGFAWNFRDTIRKLSARGSQNSGDSTSFSVQKLLNTEATSSGKMDRSVDYTELNEMVQVDEQKQSTIDQDTGKNVFQELGAKDTAKYVGQKSTLDSLQPPTLWPRDPTDSIYMEVELRRLSFLKSTVSRQHIDKASTVGQHFTSAPSLRLLRRERDMLCRQMEKNLSGAERESLYAKWGIELDSKQRRLQLAQCLWSEPNDIEHVRESAAVVASLIGLLEQGRALKEMFGLAFSPQKSSKRSSWKYGLSYR is encoded by the exons ATGGGAGCGGTCGGCGCAGAGGAGCTGATTGGGCGGGAAAAGGTGGAGTCGGCTTCTGGTGACGGAGGTAATGGCAAGGCGGAGAAGATTTTTGTTTCGGTGCGATTGAGGCCACTGAGTGAGAAGGAGATGGCATCGAACGATCCTTGTGATTGGGAGTGCATCAATGACACCACTGTTATCTTCAGAAGCAGCCTACCGGAGCGGTCTATGAGTCCCACGGCTTACACATTTG ACAGAGTGTTTCAAAGTGATCACACCACCAAGCAAGTGTACCAGGCAGGGGCTAAAGATGTTGCTCTTTCTGTAGTTAGTGGTGTTAACT CTGCTATTTTTGCTTATGGTCAAACAAGCAGTGGGAAAACATACACAATGACTGGGATAACTGAGTATGCTGCACAAGATATATATGAATATATTCATAAG CATGATGAGAGAGCATATGTGCTGAAGTTTTCAGCAGTAGAGATCTACAATGAGGCTGTAAAAGATCTATTAAGTACAGATTCTTCTCCCCTAAGGCTTTTGGATGATCCAGAG AAAGGAACAGTAATTGAGAAACTTTCAGAGGAAATTTTAACGGACTGGAACCACCTTAAGGCACTCATTTCTGTGTGTGAAG CTCATAGAAAGATAGGGGAGACATCTCTAAATGAAACAAGCTCCAGATCTCATCAAATTCTTCGATTG ACTATTGAAAGTTGTGCTCGAGAATTTCTGGGAAAAGACAATTCAAGTACACTCGTAGCTAGTGTG AATTTTGTTGATCTAGCAGGGAGCGAACGTGCATCTCAGGCATTATCTTCTGGTACTAGGCTTGAGGGTTACCACATAAATCGAAGCTTGCTGACACTTGGATCTGTTATTCGCAAATTGAG CAAGGGAAGAAATGGATACATTCCTTATCGGGATTCAAAGCTCACACGGATATTGCAACCATCACTGGGGGGTAATGCAAGAACTGCCATCATTTGCACAATAAGTCCTGCAAGAAGTCATATTGAGCAGTCCAGACACACTCTTCAGTTTGCCAGTTGTGCAAAAGAAGTAGTTACCAGTGCCCAGGTGAATATAGTTATGTCAGATAAGGCATTAGTCAAACATTTGGAAGAAGAACTCGCAAGGCTGGAGAATGAATTGAGATATCCAGGGATATCTCCTACCGTTGAAACAATGCTGAGGGAGAAAGACCTAAAAATTCAAAAG ATGGAGAACGAGATAAACAAGTTGATCCAGCAATTGGATATAGCTCATTCTCAACTAGAAAATTCGCCGCAAGTTATTGGAAAGGATCCTTCTTCAAGACCATGG GAGGAGCCAAGCAGTACCTCACCACTCAATGGACATTATGTGGGTCATTATTTACCCCCAATGTCTGAGCCATCAGATAGCACTGATCTCTGTACTGTTTCTGCCACCTCAAGATTTGTAGCTTCATACAACCAGAGCTGCTTGCAAACAGGAAACTACACAAATCCATCACCAAGACACTTAGGGCAAAATCACAAGTTTATCGAGTCAAATGGGAATCAAGGTGGTCAGTGGATTGGTGAAAACTTCAATGATGAATTTGAGCAATTGTATCAGGATGTTCACTGCATTGAAGTGAATGGTGCGCATATGAGCGAAGATTCAGAGTCCATCTTAACTGAAGGAAGCAATAGCCTCCAACGGTTGAGTGTCACAACTCCAGAGCACATATATGGGAATTGTGAACCAGAGAGACAAAGGGATCTGGATTTTATGAATGCCAATCCTGTCACTTTGGAACAACATCTTCAGAATGTAAAGAAGACACTTAGCAGCTTTGTCGAAGCACATCCAAATAGATTCCATCCATGTTCAACATTGCAGGATCCTAGATCTAAAGATGTTCCATTAAGTAGAAGTATAAGTTGTAGGTCAACACTGATGAGCTCTCCAACTTGGCTCAAAGTAGATAATACATCACCTACTATATCTTTAGATGGATTCCATGGAAGGCCTGAAGAATTACAAAAGAAAGGATTTGCCTGGAACTTCAGAGATACTATTAGAAAGTTATCAGCAAGAGGATCTCAGAATTCTGGAGATAGCACATCTTTTAGTGTTCAAAAGCTATTGAACACAGAAGCTACTTCCAGTGGCAAGATGGACAGATCAGTTGACTACACAGAGCTCAATGAAATGGTTCAAGTTGATGAACAAAAACAATCAACTATTGATCAG GATACTGGAAAGAATGTGTTTCAAGAATTGGGAGCCAAGGATACCGCAAAGTATGTGGGTCAGAAATCAACTCTAGATTCACTGCAACCTCCTACATTATGGCCTC GTGATCCAACCGATTCTATTTACATGGAAGTGGAATTGAGGAGATTATCCTTCTTAAAGAGCACAGTATCTCGACAACACATCGATAAGGCATCAACAGTCGGTCAACATTTTACTTCTGCGCCAAG TTTAAGATTGCTTCGACGTGAAAGGGACATGCTTTGCAGGCAGATGGAAAAGAATTTGTCTGGTGCTGAAAGAGAGAGCCTGTATGCCAAGTGGGGAATTGAATTGGACTCGAAACAGAGAAGACTGCAGCTTGCTCAGTGCCTATGGTCAGAGCCCAATGACATAGAGCATGTTAGGGAGAGTGCAGCCGTTGTGGCAAGCTTGATTGGACTCCTGGAACAAGGGCGTGCCCTCAAAGAAATGTTTGGCCTTGCATTTTCACCTCAAAAATCTAGTAAAAGATCCAGTTGGAAATATGGATTGTCATACCGTTAA
- the LOC121983906 gene encoding kinesin-like protein KIN-7F isoform X1: MGAVGAEELIGREKVESASGDGGNGKAEKIFVSVRLRPLSEKEMASNDPCDWECINDTTVIFRSSLPERSMSPTAYTFDRVFQSDHTTKQVYQAGAKDVALSVVSGVNSAIFAYGQTSSGKTYTMTGITEYAAQDIYEYIHKHDERAYVLKFSAVEIYNEAVKDLLSTDSSPLRLLDDPEKGTVIEKLSEEILTDWNHLKALISVCEAHRKIGETSLNETSSRSHQILRLTIESCAREFLGKDNSSTLVASVNFVDLAGSERASQALSSGTRLEGYHINRSLLTLGSVIRKLSKGRNGYIPYRDSKLTRILQPSLGGNARTAIICTISPARSHIEQSRHTLQFASCAKEVVTSAQVNIVMSDKALVKHLEEELARLENELRYPGISPTVETMLREKDLKIQKMENEINKLIQQLDIAHSQLENSPQVIGKDPSSRPWEEPSSTSPLNGHYVGHYLPPMSEPSDSTDLCTVSATSRFVASYNQSCLQTGNYTNPSPRHLGQNHKFIESNGNQGGQWIGENFNDEFEQLYQDVHCIEVNGAHMSEDSESILTEGSNSLQRLSVTTPEHIYGNCEPERQRDLDFMNANPVTLEQHLQNVKKTLSSFVEAHPNRFHPCSTLQDPRSKDVPLSRSISCRSTLMSSPTWLKVDNTSPTISLDGFHGRPEELQKKGFAWNFRDTIRKLSARGSQNSGDSTSFSVQKLLNTEATSSGKMDRSVDYTELNEMVQVDEQKQSTIDQDTGKNVFQELGAKDTAKYVGQKSTLDSLQPPTLWPREFEKNQQEIIQLWHECHVSLIHRTCFYMLFKGDPTDSIYMEVELRRLSFLKSTVSRQHIDKASTVGQHFTSAPSLRLLRRERDMLCRQMEKNLSGAERESLYAKWGIELDSKQRRLQLAQCLWSEPNDIEHVRESAAVVASLIGLLEQGRALKEMFGLAFSPQKSSKRSSWKYGLSYR, encoded by the exons ATGGGAGCGGTCGGCGCAGAGGAGCTGATTGGGCGGGAAAAGGTGGAGTCGGCTTCTGGTGACGGAGGTAATGGCAAGGCGGAGAAGATTTTTGTTTCGGTGCGATTGAGGCCACTGAGTGAGAAGGAGATGGCATCGAACGATCCTTGTGATTGGGAGTGCATCAATGACACCACTGTTATCTTCAGAAGCAGCCTACCGGAGCGGTCTATGAGTCCCACGGCTTACACATTTG ACAGAGTGTTTCAAAGTGATCACACCACCAAGCAAGTGTACCAGGCAGGGGCTAAAGATGTTGCTCTTTCTGTAGTTAGTGGTGTTAACT CTGCTATTTTTGCTTATGGTCAAACAAGCAGTGGGAAAACATACACAATGACTGGGATAACTGAGTATGCTGCACAAGATATATATGAATATATTCATAAG CATGATGAGAGAGCATATGTGCTGAAGTTTTCAGCAGTAGAGATCTACAATGAGGCTGTAAAAGATCTATTAAGTACAGATTCTTCTCCCCTAAGGCTTTTGGATGATCCAGAG AAAGGAACAGTAATTGAGAAACTTTCAGAGGAAATTTTAACGGACTGGAACCACCTTAAGGCACTCATTTCTGTGTGTGAAG CTCATAGAAAGATAGGGGAGACATCTCTAAATGAAACAAGCTCCAGATCTCATCAAATTCTTCGATTG ACTATTGAAAGTTGTGCTCGAGAATTTCTGGGAAAAGACAATTCAAGTACACTCGTAGCTAGTGTG AATTTTGTTGATCTAGCAGGGAGCGAACGTGCATCTCAGGCATTATCTTCTGGTACTAGGCTTGAGGGTTACCACATAAATCGAAGCTTGCTGACACTTGGATCTGTTATTCGCAAATTGAG CAAGGGAAGAAATGGATACATTCCTTATCGGGATTCAAAGCTCACACGGATATTGCAACCATCACTGGGGGGTAATGCAAGAACTGCCATCATTTGCACAATAAGTCCTGCAAGAAGTCATATTGAGCAGTCCAGACACACTCTTCAGTTTGCCAGTTGTGCAAAAGAAGTAGTTACCAGTGCCCAGGTGAATATAGTTATGTCAGATAAGGCATTAGTCAAACATTTGGAAGAAGAACTCGCAAGGCTGGAGAATGAATTGAGATATCCAGGGATATCTCCTACCGTTGAAACAATGCTGAGGGAGAAAGACCTAAAAATTCAAAAG ATGGAGAACGAGATAAACAAGTTGATCCAGCAATTGGATATAGCTCATTCTCAACTAGAAAATTCGCCGCAAGTTATTGGAAAGGATCCTTCTTCAAGACCATGG GAGGAGCCAAGCAGTACCTCACCACTCAATGGACATTATGTGGGTCATTATTTACCCCCAATGTCTGAGCCATCAGATAGCACTGATCTCTGTACTGTTTCTGCCACCTCAAGATTTGTAGCTTCATACAACCAGAGCTGCTTGCAAACAGGAAACTACACAAATCCATCACCAAGACACTTAGGGCAAAATCACAAGTTTATCGAGTCAAATGGGAATCAAGGTGGTCAGTGGATTGGTGAAAACTTCAATGATGAATTTGAGCAATTGTATCAGGATGTTCACTGCATTGAAGTGAATGGTGCGCATATGAGCGAAGATTCAGAGTCCATCTTAACTGAAGGAAGCAATAGCCTCCAACGGTTGAGTGTCACAACTCCAGAGCACATATATGGGAATTGTGAACCAGAGAGACAAAGGGATCTGGATTTTATGAATGCCAATCCTGTCACTTTGGAACAACATCTTCAGAATGTAAAGAAGACACTTAGCAGCTTTGTCGAAGCACATCCAAATAGATTCCATCCATGTTCAACATTGCAGGATCCTAGATCTAAAGATGTTCCATTAAGTAGAAGTATAAGTTGTAGGTCAACACTGATGAGCTCTCCAACTTGGCTCAAAGTAGATAATACATCACCTACTATATCTTTAGATGGATTCCATGGAAGGCCTGAAGAATTACAAAAGAAAGGATTTGCCTGGAACTTCAGAGATACTATTAGAAAGTTATCAGCAAGAGGATCTCAGAATTCTGGAGATAGCACATCTTTTAGTGTTCAAAAGCTATTGAACACAGAAGCTACTTCCAGTGGCAAGATGGACAGATCAGTTGACTACACAGAGCTCAATGAAATGGTTCAAGTTGATGAACAAAAACAATCAACTATTGATCAG GATACTGGAAAGAATGTGTTTCAAGAATTGGGAGCCAAGGATACCGCAAAGTATGTGGGTCAGAAATCAACTCTAGATTCACTGCAACCTCCTACATTATGGCCTCGTGAGTTCGAGAAAAACCAACAAGAGATAATTCAGCTTTGGCATGAGTGTCATGTTTCCTTAATCCATAGAACTTGCTTTTACATGCTATTCAAAGGTGATCCAACCGATTCTATTTACATGGAAGTGGAATTGAGGAGATTATCCTTCTTAAAGAGCACAGTATCTCGACAACACATCGATAAGGCATCAACAGTCGGTCAACATTTTACTTCTGCGCCAAG TTTAAGATTGCTTCGACGTGAAAGGGACATGCTTTGCAGGCAGATGGAAAAGAATTTGTCTGGTGCTGAAAGAGAGAGCCTGTATGCCAAGTGGGGAATTGAATTGGACTCGAAACAGAGAAGACTGCAGCTTGCTCAGTGCCTATGGTCAGAGCCCAATGACATAGAGCATGTTAGGGAGAGTGCAGCCGTTGTGGCAAGCTTGATTGGACTCCTGGAACAAGGGCGTGCCCTCAAAGAAATGTTTGGCCTTGCATTTTCACCTCAAAAATCTAGTAAAAGATCCAGTTGGAAATATGGATTGTCATACCGTTAA